One region of Nitrospinota bacterium genomic DNA includes:
- a CDS encoding citrate synthase, with protein MGKDTVTVTNNATGTSAEFPLLKGTHGPDVVDISTLYQKLGIFTYDPGFKSTGSCKSAITFIDGEEGILLYRGYPIEQLAEKSSYPEVCYLLYYGELPDKKQYADFDRIMTHHSMVNESLRTFYQGFHHNAHPMAIMVGVVGALSAFYHDSLEIGDLRHQEISAHRLIAKMPTIAAACYKHSVGQPMVYPNNKMSYAANFLNMMFSVPADDYEVNPVHARALDLLFILHADHEQNASTSTVRLAGSSEANPFAAVSAGIGALWGPAHGGANEAVIRMLEEIGDPKNIEKFIARAKDKNDTFRLMGFGHRVYKNYDPRARIIAKMAKEMLSTTSGSDPLLEISLKLEEIALKDQYFIERKLYPNVDFYSGIIYKAMGIPTNMFTVLFSIARTIGWITQWHEMINDPQRAIGRPRQLYTGAAKRDYVPIGGRG; from the coding sequence ATGGGCAAGGATACCGTTACGGTCACCAATAATGCCACCGGCACATCGGCCGAGTTTCCGCTGCTGAAGGGGACGCACGGGCCGGATGTGGTGGACATCTCGACGCTCTACCAAAAGCTGGGAATATTCACCTACGACCCCGGCTTCAAATCGACCGGCAGCTGCAAGAGCGCCATAACCTTCATCGACGGCGAAGAAGGGATACTGCTCTACCGCGGATACCCCATCGAACAGTTGGCCGAAAAGAGCAGTTACCCGGAGGTCTGTTATCTCCTTTACTACGGCGAGCTGCCGGACAAAAAACAGTACGCCGACTTCGACCGGATCATGACGCACCACAGCATGGTGAATGAATCGCTGCGGACGTTCTATCAGGGCTTTCACCACAACGCGCACCCGATGGCGATCATGGTGGGGGTGGTGGGGGCGCTATCGGCTTTTTACCACGACTCGCTGGAGATCGGCGACCTGCGGCATCAGGAAATCAGCGCCCACCGGCTGATCGCCAAAATGCCGACCATCGCCGCCGCCTGTTACAAGCACAGCGTCGGACAACCGATGGTCTACCCCAACAACAAAATGAGCTACGCCGCGAACTTTCTCAACATGATGTTCAGCGTGCCGGCGGACGACTACGAGGTGAACCCGGTGCATGCCAGGGCATTGGACCTCCTCTTCATCCTGCATGCCGACCACGAGCAGAACGCCAGCACCAGCACGGTGCGGCTGGCCGGCAGCTCCGAGGCCAACCCCTTCGCGGCGGTGAGCGCCGGCATCGGGGCGCTGTGGGGTCCCGCGCACGGCGGCGCCAACGAGGCGGTGATCCGGATGCTGGAGGAGATCGGCGATCCGAAGAACATCGAAAAATTCATCGCGCGCGCCAAGGACAAAAACGACACCTTCCGGCTGATGGGCTTCGGCCACCGCGTTTACAAAAACTACGATCCGCGCGCCCGCATCATAGCCAAAATGGCCAAGGAGATGTTAAGCACCACCAGCGGCAGCGACCCGCTGCTGGAAATATCGTTAAAGCTGGAGGAGATCGCGCTCAAGGACCAGTACTTCATCGAACGCAAGCTCTATCCGAACGTCGACTTTTACTCCGGCATCATCTACAAAGCGATGGGCATCCCCACCAACATGTTCACCGTGCTCTTCTCCATCGCCCGCACCATCGGGTGGATTACCCAGTGGCACGAGATGATCAACGACCCGCAGCGCGCCATCGGCCGCCCCCGCCAGCTTTACACCGGCGCGGCCAAACGCGATTATGTGCCTATCGGCGGGCGGGGATGA
- a CDS encoding PAS domain S-box protein — protein MDNPGETSPAAWRREKGFRLFVVLTASIVLAESLIMLLLQFFLVISPLAEMLLDIGLLTLVAGALTYVLFYKELLKDLAARAEAEENLRALTGSLEGQVRVRTAKFASSSAEIRSILESTADGILRIDTKGTVQTANRSAHRILGYRGMELVGQNISAIIPDAHLKILVEGYIAFLGGWAGDAASDTIEAAAIKKGGGTIPVEITISECIIDQKIYYVLIMRDTTERKKTMDLLVAHEKALAAAQSIAHLGSWEMDVHTGKIICSDELHRIYGFEPGVSEPTLNTFMGFVHPDDRKIIEDGIPDILSGKIPHFEFDIRIIRPDGQERVLHAKFEVIAGADGKPVKLTGTNMDITDRKAAVDKLKAAKEEAEAATVLKDKFVSLVSHDLKGPLGTMLGFMQIIQHKEAERISPESREGLRYAIESGRKMAALIDDLLHLGRVRSGKIVPRFRFIDACAAVNKALAQCGQSAAQKEIAVKNEVPRGSRIYADETLIAEVFYNLLSNAIKFSRAGDAVTVSMAGESPPAICVADNGAGIPPERAEHLFSYEKKTSTPGTNNETGSGLGLPLSNEIIAAHGGTLTLRSEPGKGSSFLVTLPLNQRPRILLVDDEPAEMALLKQYLAPLGSDLLEARDGEGALRLLRGGGRIDLVVSNIWMPAVNGLDLVMRMKEDKNLRYIPVIMLTSDDSMETREKALSLGADDFSTKPVDTNDLLPRIRRFIG, from the coding sequence GTGGATAACCCAGGCGAAACATCACCGGCGGCCTGGCGGCGTGAAAAGGGCTTCCGCCTCTTTGTCGTCCTGACGGCATCCATCGTGTTGGCGGAATCCCTCATCATGCTCCTGCTGCAATTTTTTTTAGTCATTTCCCCGCTGGCCGAAATGTTGCTGGATATAGGGTTGCTGACGCTGGTGGCCGGCGCGCTCACCTACGTTCTGTTTTACAAGGAACTGCTCAAGGACCTCGCCGCGCGCGCCGAGGCCGAGGAAAACCTGCGCGCCCTCACCGGATCGCTTGAGGGGCAGGTTCGCGTCCGCACCGCCAAGTTCGCCTCTTCAAGCGCGGAGATACGATCCATCCTGGAATCGACGGCCGACGGCATTCTCCGCATCGATACGAAAGGAACCGTCCAGACCGCCAACCGCTCCGCCCACCGCATTCTGGGATACCGGGGGATGGAACTGGTGGGCCAAAACATTTCCGCCATCATTCCCGACGCCCACCTGAAGATACTGGTGGAAGGGTATATCGCCTTTCTCGGCGGCTGGGCGGGAGATGCCGCATCGGACACCATTGAGGCCGCCGCGATAAAAAAAGGGGGCGGAACCATCCCCGTTGAAATCACCATCTCGGAATGCATCATCGACCAGAAAATTTACTATGTGCTCATCATGCGCGACACCACCGAACGCAAAAAGACGATGGACTTGCTGGTGGCGCACGAAAAAGCGCTGGCGGCCGCCCAGTCAATCGCGCATCTCGGCAGTTGGGAGATGGATGTTCACACTGGCAAGATAATATGCTCGGACGAATTACATAGAATTTACGGTTTCGAACCCGGGGTCTCCGAGCCTACGCTTAATACTTTCATGGGATTTGTTCATCCGGACGACAGGAAAATAATAGAGGACGGCATTCCGGATATTTTGTCGGGAAAGATTCCGCACTTTGAGTTTGACATCCGGATAATCAGGCCGGATGGGCAGGAGCGGGTTCTTCACGCCAAGTTCGAGGTCATTGCCGGCGCGGACGGCAAACCGGTCAAATTAACCGGCACTAACATGGATATCACCGACCGCAAGGCGGCGGTGGATAAACTGAAAGCGGCGAAGGAGGAGGCGGAGGCCGCCACCGTCCTGAAAGACAAATTCGTCTCGCTCGTTTCCCACGACCTGAAGGGGCCGCTGGGGACGATGCTCGGCTTTATGCAGATTATCCAGCACAAAGAGGCGGAACGCATCTCCCCGGAATCGCGGGAGGGGCTGAGATACGCCATCGAGTCGGGCCGGAAGATGGCGGCGCTCATAGACGACCTGCTGCATCTGGGCCGCGTGCGCAGCGGCAAGATCGTCCCGCGGTTCCGCTTCATCGACGCCTGCGCCGCCGTCAACAAGGCGCTCGCGCAATGCGGCCAGTCCGCCGCCCAAAAAGAGATAGCGGTAAAAAACGAAGTGCCGCGGGGCAGCCGCATATACGCCGATGAAACGCTCATCGCCGAGGTGTTTTACAACCTCCTTTCGAACGCCATCAAGTTCAGCCGCGCGGGGGATGCCGTGACGGTATCCATGGCCGGCGAAAGCCCCCCCGCCATCTGCGTTGCCGATAACGGCGCCGGCATTCCCCCGGAGCGGGCGGAGCACCTGTTCAGCTACGAAAAGAAGACGTCGACCCCCGGCACCAACAACGAAACCGGGAGCGGGCTGGGACTCCCCCTCAGCAATGAAATCATCGCCGCGCACGGCGGCACGCTGACGCTGCGGTCGGAGCCGGGCAAGGGGAGTTCCTTTCTCGTTACGCTGCCGCTCAACCAGCGGCCCCGCATTCTGCTGGTGGACGACGAGCCGGCGGAGATGGCGCTGCTGAAACAGTATCTGGCGCCGCTGGGTTCCGACCTGCTGGAGGCCCGCGACGGCGAAGGGGCGCTCCGTCTGTTGCGCGGGGGAGGGAGGATCGACCTCGTGGTATCGAACATCTGGATGCCGGCGGTGAACGGGCTGGATTTGGTGATGCGCATGAAGGAGGACAAGAATCTCAGATATATCCCGGTGATCATGCTTACGTCCGACGACAGCATGGAAACCCGCGAAAAGGCGCTGAGCTTGGGGGCGGATGATTTTTCCACCAAGCCGGTCGACACGAACGACCTGCTGCCGCGCATCCGCCGCTTCATCGGCTGA